Genomic segment of Glandiceps talaboti chromosome 17, keGlaTala1.1, whole genome shotgun sequence:
caGTATTTCATGATCACGTGAAAAACGGCATCGGTCAGCTTCGTAACTTTATCATCTTGAGCACAACGTTCCTCGTCTGTGCGCATTCCGGTTAATtacttctattttttttaactgtGACATATTACACAGAATATCTAGTAGTATATGTTACAGTGAACGAAGATATTTCACGTTTTCTGGTACACACAAAATTTTGCAAACGAAATACTTGATTATCAGTTCTTTCTCTGATAAGGTGGTTTGCAATGATTacctgatacatgtacataagcaCAATACACTTCATCGACTACATAAaaattgcattgcattgtgggaTACATAACTTCGTACCACGGAGCTAGAGACGCCAGTGACACATCAAATTTGGGTGTTAACGTTACCGAGACTTGACTTCATAGATCGTTGTAGTGGGCGACACAACTACGATACTGAGAAGTGTCCTTAACAGGTACTGTGTTTTGTTGTAGAACTAAACATACTTATAGGCTTTCACTCTATATTTTGTAGAAATGGGCGATAACATTGATACATTAATATTAACTTAAACACAATACGCCCCAGTTTATGTGCCTTGTTTGCACAGGGGGTGTCGAATAATTCGTCACTGGTCATTCATTGTTTTCGCCTTTGCTATGCTTTGAAAGGGGCGATTTTATACGACCGTGATGAACTATGTACCAATGTGGCACTGAGACTCGTACCTGAAAGCTTACCTTCCTACTCTACCAATGACAAAGTATTATCACGTTACAAGCTGAGAGTGTTGGGAAGCCAGTATGAGATAGATTTGATCTCGTTTTGATCTCACACTCTTATCAATGTACGAgttaaatttttgttttatacaCCTATTATTGATTGGTATATTCCGTTTCGTAGTCAGGAGGCGTAGGTATTGATTGACGAATAGAATAACGTGTAATGTAGAACCGGAACTACATACCTATTAGTGCTACAGCAGGGCCCGCATTTTTTACGACAAGCACAACCGGAAAAATACcagcataatatatacatatatatatatatataacgctTCGTTGGAGTCTCAGGGATATAGTATAGAAAGCCATGATGACAGaccaaaaattattacaaattaagttACAGCACAATATGTATTGTAACTTGGTGTAGGAAGACTCAAACCAACATTTGTTGGgataaaataagaaattataTGATGACAGACCTGGGGACTGATATAAAGAAATTTACAACACTTTTTGTAACATGTTGCAGGAAGACTAAGACCAACATTTGTTCGGATAACATATAGGCAGTATGCGTTTGATTCGTATATCATGTTAAGTTAATGTGTTTAGgttgaatatttatatattttgtgtgtaacaGGTATCACCCGACATACAAGACCCCTTCTTTCGAGAAAATAAGCATGTTACTATGGCAATGGCCATGTTTTGTGCCAAAAACATATTTCGTCTTCCTGTAGTTCAGGAACGGAAACCTGGAGAGTCACATAATGTCTGGCAGGACAGCTTTAAACTATAAATAATGTAAGGTTTCTATATATCAAACTCTTTGGTAGAATCTAACTAAAACGACAATATGTGAAGACAGACCTGGGGATTGATATAAGGAAAGTTATACCACTTGTTGTAACATGTTGCAGGAAAATGAAAACCAAAATTTATTCGGATGACATACAGGTACTATGCGTTTGATTCGTACAAAATGCTAACGATTTAACGTGTAGgttgaaaaatgatatattttgtgtgtacCACGTATCTGACATACGTGACCCATTCTTTAAAGAAATTAtgcatgttaccatgacaacagccGTCTTTTGAGCCAAAATATCATTTCGTCTTTCGTATAGTTCAGCAATGGAAACATGGAGAGTCATATTATGTTTTGCAGGACAGCTTTAAGCTGAAAATAAAGCAAGGTTTTTATATATCAAACTCAGAAAATATTTGATGACAGACCTGGAGACTAGTACAAAGAAAGTTACGACACTTTTTCTAACATGATGTAGGCGGACTCGCGGGCAAACATTCATCGATACTAAATCCACCCTAACCGGTGTCTTTGCAGAAATGGGTGATAACATTGTTAATATTAACTTAAGTACACTACGCCCCTAGTTCATGCATATGCCTTGTTCACACAGTGAGTGCTGCGTCACTGGTCATTGACATGTATCGGCCTTTGTTAATGTTATGCTTCATAAGGGGCGATTTTATACAACCGTGGTTAACTATGTACCATTGTGGCACTTACAGGCTCGTACCTAAAGCAATACATTCATCCTCGACAAAGTACAAAGTATTCCCCTCTGTTAAAAATCACAATGTACTGTTCCTAGGGCTTACATGCTTTACGATGGAGGAGTAACTTTCTATGGTCGATCAAAAATATCacattcttgcaagccagagAACATATTTCTGCTGATGCAACGGAATGTGCATCTTGCGCCAGAGTTGGTGCAACTTGTTTTTGATATACATGAACATGGTCATATAGCATTACTGTGTTCCAATATGGAGAGCAAGTAATGTGAAAATTACTAGCCCTGGTTTTAGCTGCCATAAAAATAGTAGGATAAGAGttttgtctgtatgtctgtctgtcatatgtaagtatgtatgtatgtatgtatgtatatgtaaacacGAATGATTAAAACCTATAAAATTTAGTTAAACTACATACATATGGGAATTCAGGTTTCATGTAatttagcacacacacacacacacacacacacacacacacacacatatatatatatatatatatatatatatatatatatatatatatatatatatatatatatatatatatatatatatatatatatatatatatatatcatctcATACATAAATCGTATAGGATGTGAGAAATTATACCGTGTTATCCTAGACTATTTTTGATTTTGGTTGGAAAAAACGATCTTAATAGCAGGGATAAGTTACCAGTAGGCCTTTAGCCAGTGAGCCGACTTAGCCAAAAAAGTCATACACACATATGATGTTTTTTCGTACTTCTACAAGAGAACTATGGTGTTTATTAATGCTGACAATGTAggggacaaaaaaaaaacagagtcGCGATACACACGCACATCTAGTAcatgcgcgcgcgcgtgtgtgtaaAATGTAAGTTTTGTGGTGTGTGTAGTCTAAATCATATACACCTGTCGATGTTCTCTACGACCACTATCCTCTACTATGACCGTAGTGATATATGATTGAAATGATCCACTATGATCGTAGTCATCTATGACTGACTATGATTGTAGTGGTCTACTATGATTGAAGTGATCCACTATGATTGAAATGATCTATGATCGTAGTGATCTACGACTGAAGTAATCCACTATGACTGAAGTGATCCACTATTagctcaaacaaacaaaaaacttgCATAATATTGGACATGCACTTCAATggagtgtgtatatgtgtattaaaGTTTCAGGTTATGCAATAGATATTAAATTTTCACAACAAATATGATcgccattcggtcaaatttgcatataccaGAATACGAATTAACATGCATATGTCcacatttgaaagaaatcagatattttGTGTCTGAGAaatggtggatggatggacagatggaacccattaccttcatggggggggggggggcacacaATTATTTTAACCGTGGGCATTAATGGTTTTGAGTATTACCCAATCATGTCTGTACTGGTTTCAATGTTTGTCAGTTGTATTAGTGGCTGGTACTTGCTTATTAATCAAGTATATCACGAAACAGGAAAACGTCATTTTCAGGGTTTTGATGTATGTGgcatacagattttttttttaattgtttgatGGAGAAAAGATAACAAATTAATAAACCTTTTGTATTAAAGAAATGGGAGACTTTCTTGAAGACAGAGAGCTTTCTCTGAAGATAGCACGTCGATCAGTGGAAATACTGAAGAGTGAAGAATACAAGTACAGGTACCAAGCAGAGGTTGACCCAACACGACATGATTTAGAAACTCTGCCACAAAGAGTGTTAGCTTTGCGTGCTGAGTTTAATAAGCGAGTTCTGGATGAATTTGGAGCAACTTATAATGGCGACTGTTTGGCTTTCTTAACCAGGGACCTtattaaagtttatgaaaatgatgaaGAGGTAAGAATTTCCTTATTCTTGGAGAACTATTGCATCTGGAAACACCTATCTATACAggataaaataattatttcgaCACATGGataatttatatacaatatcatGAAATATAGACTAGTGTAAACTGATATTATAAGTCAATCGGAAAGTTTTAGATCACTTCTAATGTTACAAAATACTAGTGTTTGTTGCTAAAGTAGCGGTGTTGTTCGGGAATACTATTAACagacaatgttttttttgttatttaggTAATGGCAGTACTTAAACAGATGGTGTTTAAAGGTTACACTTCTAAACAGCATGCTATACAAATTGGTGATCCTGCTACAAATGTCGAATTGCTTACTTTGAAGTCGAGAGAACCGATTCCTCTTTTGAGTCTCGCATCACAGACTACGGACAGGCCCCTTGCCATAATCGCATCGTCTTTAACCTGACCTCCATTGCGGGTGAGTTTGACTTTGTGCATATAACATGATACCGAGACGCATATATCCTTTAATCTTGTTGACATAGCTTCTAGTTATCATcagacatttgcataatgaatgatttctATTAAGCAGGCAATGTCTTAAAaatgcatgtttcaaatttAAGATCATTTGGTACACACACTATTGATTACAAAGCACTTGTCCGAAATAGCTTATTAGTGTAGATGTTcattttaatgattcatttgcatactcatTTAACAAATTAAGAAATATCTCCTGTATATCGTGCTCATGAATTTACATTTCGACAGCGCATGTCAATGCAAATCAAAAGACCTGCATTTATACCCTTCCGGAAGGcattgagtttatatatatatatatatatatatatatatatatatatatatatatatatatatgtatatatatatatatggatatatatatatggatatatatatatatatatatatatatatatatatatatatatatatatatatatatatatatatatactttggaCTGTTTGTTTTCATCTCTAAATGTTTCTGTTGTTATGTCAAGTTTGTTTAGCTTTACATTCTTTCCCTTGGTTGACTTTGTAATTGTTCTTTCTTTTTggttatgaaattaaaaaaaattatatatataactgcAAAATAAGATTTCATTTGGGGTTACATAAGTTTCATAAAATAATGCATAACACTGATAACACATTACACGGATTTTCATTGTATCCCATATGGCAAATCCCTCTACAGGCCATTGTTCACAGTGGTTCGCTGAAGAAGCTATTCCAAGACTTCAAGACCCAGGTTGATTTTGTGATGGTATACATAAGAGAAGCCCATCCATCTGATTCACTTCTTGAACGAGGCAAGAAAATAAGTTTGGTTGAACAACATAAAACGTTAGAAGACAAAATAGATGCAGCAAAGTAAgttataaaaaatatcaaattgttgTTTCAATGATTACTTGAAAAGCAAGTAAACATCTGCATTCGATGGATAGGAcgattgttgtcatggtgataattGTCAATTCTTGTACTTGAAAAGAGACCACACCTTGGTGGTATATTTTGCTTACATCAGATACGCAATCTTGTGGTAGTTGGCCATGAATTAGCATAAACACGCCCGATGACACCTTTGACtgcatatttacattttattgccTGCAAACTGAATTGTTCACATTTGCAGAGTGATGGTAACAGTTCCATTCAGCATAGATGTGGCTGAAAGGGCGTGAGGACGTGTTGTATCTAAGTTTAAAGCTACGCGTTTGTACTTCTTGAATACCACTGTCGTTTTAAATGTGTTCGATTGGTGGtgatggttgttgttgttgttgttgttgttgttgttgttggtggtggtggtggtgcttggtgatggtgtttttttaaatatattttaaatatgttCAATGCCAAGATCATGTCAACACTACTTAACCAGAAACCATTAAACTCAAATCCTTTTATTTTTTGCAGTTTGTTAGTGGAATTAGATGTTGAACATCAAACTTTTACTGATGACGTCAACGACAAATCTAAGATTCCAATGCTCATTGACAACATGGATGAAGCCTTCCAGAAAACCTATGACGTCATGCCAGACAGGTTTGTTGTGATCGAAAACAACCATGTCGTGTTCTTAGGTAGTCACGTGTCTCAGCAATTTCAAAAGGGGATGCTCATGACTGATGAAGTGCGTGTATGGTTCGAACAACGCTTCAGTGATAAATCTTaggaaataaatattgatattgttcATTTAAGGTAGAAATCTTGGTGAAAGATTTCCTTGAAAGTAACAATTCTCTAAAATCTGTAAAATTCTGCCATATGAAAGCAAATTATTATTCTCAGCTGTACTTGGCAGTAAAGTAGCATACATTTCACTGTTTGTATCTATCCCTATAAGATAGTCTTGTTATTGCATTTTCAAACAATTCAAACATTGGACATATATAACAAATAATCGAAAAGAAATTAAAGTGTCCAAATTCTTCTAAAAGGTTTCAATCAACAGGTGTCGTGTATACAGATcattatgacgtcataccaGGAACTTACTTTGCATAAACTGGTATAACTGAAATCTATAGTTCTCAACACGACTTGAAGTTTTGATTGGaatattttagattttaaaaatCTGTTATAGATAATACTTCAAAGAATTCATCAAAACATTATTCTAATAAATTACAAGACTGTTAGTGTTTATCACCTTTCTCTTACTGTGTTAAGACATCTTTCATGTTAAACATTTAATCAAACATTTACGAGTAATGAACTCAAATAAATTTGCATTTTGCAATATAACCCCAATACTCCCCAAATGATGTCCTATTTTATAACATTAACAGCTACAATGATTAACCTACGTGATTAATTGGTTTCATCACTATAAAGTACTTCAATACttcatttaactttttttatttttatcgaATCAAGTTTGTTTATATTGAGTTACTCCTTAACagtttttttctttgttgaattttttttgatACATGGTGACACATGGAAAGGAACTCCAACgtcaatgatgtcatcagagAGCATTGTGTGGTTTGTCAATTTTCAAACATAGATATGAAACGCATACATTCAAAATGCTGTTACATTAAAATCATGTGTATCTCTATTTCACATGGCAATGCTTGAAAGTATTGTTAGCTGTCTCTTTTCCACAACTTTCTTGAATAACGAATTAAATCACGTAAAGACTTTCCCTTTGACAAAATAATTCAAGCAAGATCACTTTCTCCTTTTAATTACACTTGGTCAGAATTCAAACATACTTTTTGAGTTACAGACATTGTGCCGCTTAGAGTATTTTCAGTCGTACCCGACTTCTATTTGGGTTAAAACGATCATATCGACAATTGACAGGTTGTCACCATTGGGGCATTTTTGATAATACCTTTCACCAATGCGGGTCAAATTCCAGCGTGAACGAACATTTACGGCGACAGGTATGTCAACCATTGTGCTCTATTTTATCACATCAAGGCAATGCACTGTGACAGTACTCGTATAACATTCATGAATCATTTCAGACTGAGACATAAGCTGTCAGCTTATGATAATGGTGACAATGGTATGGGTGATTTCTCATAATAACATGTTTACTTCTATATGCCATATATCAAATAGGTTTTAATCGTAACCTAACACCATCATGTCtttgatgtcattattttgaCAAGCGTACCTAAGCTGAGACACAAAAGCCCCTAAGGGTCTCCTAATTGGTGGCAAATAAGAAGCAACTTTGAATAGCCTATGCCTATGGCTATTCTTAGCCGAgcgatatttctttcaatacgATCTCTTCTGAATAAATCGAAAGGTGGTCAAATCAAGGTCACCTAAAAGGTACTTCTCATGTGTGTTGTTGTACAATGCCAGGGCATTTACATTTACCTGTCTGTATATCCAGAACACATATAATGTTGGTAGGTGCTTTTATGGTTTACTTACAGGAATTCTCTCCGTCTCTCACTCCGCACTATCTCGCTTTTCAAAAAGGACAGAATACAATATAGATAGAGTTCGCAAAGGTATGAAAATCCAAACCAAATTCGTCTTGGCTCGTACTTCTATATGGCTCATAGGATATTTCGTATGGCAAAATCATACTTTCTTCATAAATGACGTGACGATTTGATggctttatatttatttataaggaTGTACGTACTAAGTTTGGTAATTGACTCTGCAGTCGGGTATGGTAAAGTTGTATGAATTTCATAGATATGTTTGATTATGTAAGtgttcagagagagagagagagagagagagagagagagagagagagagagagagagagcgttaGAAAGACACGAACAAGAACAGTATCAACATAAAGACGAACATAGTGTCCAAGTGTGTTGCCTTATCAGAAATATATGTTACTGACTTACTTACATGCCGGACATTTCGATGTTAAGATTAACTGCGCTGAGTAGTAAATTCTCGGCACCCATGCCATGTTTATTTTGGCAAAAAATAAACACgataaaaaatgcaaaatagTGCTTTTGTATATGTCAGCTGTAAAAGGTTACTAGTTTTAACAGTTTAATCAAAACGCATTGGTTtgttttgaatgtaaaattCAGTGAAAGCAGCTGAATGAAATACTGTACTACGAGTCAGAAGGCATACGTGTAACTGAAATTCAGTTTCACCGATGAGGGCGTTGTTGACAGCCTTACTctcaatattgtaaacaacagACGTTTAATTGTGTTCGCTACCTCTGCATCACCTGACGCCAGCTGTGAATTCGATTTCTAATTGTGTCCATTGTCAAACAAAATGATGTGAATAAGTCATACCACAGTGACAGTTTATACATCATTAAGTGCTGACATCCTAACCATCGGGAGGTATATACTGTTgctgaacaacaacaaaacgggtaggtacatacatcatatagACGCAGTTGTTATTTTGATAGGCGTGGTGATACCATTGTTCTTCTGCAATATTGTGAACATATCATTTTGACATGTGAATTTGTTGTACTTGCAATAACtgtatgtaaaatctaccagcATAACATATGATTAGTTAATAACAAATTAACTAGAGGTGTGTACAGGTtccactagtagaaaaaatagtacagtttacgacactttccgtactatagttcagattgagttcaattctgtacttttatgctgatgaggtggacgtttctgtactttcccattagcgcctgtctaatcggattatactcgatctgaaaaatagttcagattgcgagtcggaagtgatttgaatacatttgcatttagttcagaatatattcatgagttcacccccataaccgggcagtaaacaaatgaatattcaaatctatctcgcctgcatgtgattcaaggcgtgtacactaattgtttgacccacagaaaactaacagtaacactatttagttagttagttgtctgtgtttgaccacatgaaggcggagggggagggtgcaaaagaaaagggttacacacatgtacagtgtatgatatgatgagagctacatttaatgtacatgtacatacgaactgacatgtatacgtacatgtacaactacgctagcatgtaaacgttagcaaaaactcttactactacctcagaccactaaaatactag
This window contains:
- the LOC144447952 gene encoding thyroxine 5-deiodinase-like, which codes for MVYIREAHPSDSLLERGKKISLVEQHKTLEDKIDAANLLVELDVEHQTFTDDVNDKSKIPMLIDNMDEAFQKTYDVMPDRFVVIENNHVVFLGSHVSQQFQKGMLMTDEVRVWFEQRFSDKS